The Girardinichthys multiradiatus isolate DD_20200921_A chromosome 21, DD_fGirMul_XY1, whole genome shotgun sequence genomic sequence GCATGTTGTCAGACAACAAGGCTTGGATGTGGCGAgggaaactgaaacaaaaaacatggtgAATCCCAGTAAGTGTATGAATTAACAAAGAGCACTATCAATTCTTCCGTGgtgccaggttggtttggatagctatttgtgttttgataaatgaaatattcatttgattatgctttttgttttaactcTGACTAAAGTAGATCTTCTATTTCTATCCACTCTCATAGACTCTATTAATTCATGCACACAAAATACGTTTCTCTGAAATACTTTAAATATTGTTTCAAATGACAAAGGATATAAAGTGGAGTTAgaaaaacttaaatgttttgcttcaactttttaaaacacaaaattttCATGTAAACTGGGAAATTACTGCAGCGAttgttgctgtttgtgctgAGCTGTAAGAATTGATTCCCATGGACGTATGCacgtatacacacacacacacacacacacacacacacacagtggggataacaagtatttgatacactgctgattttgcaggttttcccacttgcatagcatgtagaagtctttcatttctatcataggtactcttcaactgtgggTGAtcgaatctaaaacaaaaatccagaaaatcacactgtgtgatttttaagtaattacatctgtatttgatacatcagaaaaacaaaacttaatatttgctacaaaaaacttgttttgcaattccagatatcagacatttcctgtagttcttgacgatgtttgcacacactgcagcaggaattttggaccactcctccatacagatcttctccagatccttcaggatTCGGGTCTGTCACTGAGCAATACGGACTATCAGCTCCCTCCAAATatttttgattgggttcaggtctggagactggctaggccactccaggaccttgagatgcttcttacgagGCCACTCGTTAgtagccctggctgtgtgctttgtgTTGCTGCCCTGCTGGAAGACCAAACCACAACCACCTATTTTCAATGCCCTtgctgagggaaggaggttgttggttaagatctcctgatacatggccccatccatcttcccctcAATATGGTGCAGtcatcctgtcccctttgcagaaaaacatccccaaagaatgatctttccacctccatgcttcatggtagggatggtgttcttaaggttgtactcatccttcttcttcctccaaacacggcgagtggagtttagcccaaaaagctctatttttgtctcatcagaccacatgaccttctcccattcctcatctggatcatccagatggttgttggcaaacttcagacgggcctggacatgcgctggcttCAACAGGTGGACTTTGTGTGCGCTGCTGGATTTGAATCCATAGCGTCATAGTGTGtcactaatggtcttctttaagACTGTGGTCTCTGCTCTCTTGAGGTCATTGAACCCGTCCTGCCATGTAGTTCTGGgatgatccctcaccttccttatgatcattgatgccccacaaggtgagatcttgcatggagccccagaccgtcatcttgaacatcttccattttcttataattgcaccaacagttattttcttctcaccaagctgcttggctattttcctgttgACCATCTCAGCCATGTGCAgatctactattttatccctgatgtccttagacagctctctggtcttcaccactgtggagaggttggagtttgtttgattgattgagtgtggacaggtgtcttttatacaggtaatgagtgaagaacaggagggcttcttaaagaagaactaacaggcctgtgagagccagaattcttactggttgttaggtgataaAATACTTCATGcaataaatgcaaattaattgcttaaaaatcacacaatctgattttctggatttttgttttagattctgtcattCACAGTTTGAAGAGTGCCTATAATAAAGATTAAAGACTtccacatgctttgcaagtggcaaacctgcaaaatcagcaacatatcaaatacttgttcttcccactgtgtgtgtgtgcacatatatatctatatatatatagatatatatatatatagatatatatatatatatagatatatatatatatctatatatatatatatctatatatatatatatatatatatatatatatatatatatagatatatatatatatatatataggttgtttgtgtgttgccctgcgatggactggcgatctgtccagggtgtaccctgcctctcgcccatagactgctggagataggcaccagctcccccgcgacccactatggaataagcggtagaaaatgactgactgactgactatatatatatatctatatatatatatctatatatatatagatatatatatatatatctatatacatatatatatatacatatatatctatatatacagatatatataATGGTACATAGTAAACATAGTGCAAGTTTCAGCTAATTTGTCTTTGTAGCTACATGTTAAATGCTAAGCTCACTTATGGTTCCAACAGTATTCTGTTAAAGATGGATTATCTACAGGAAAGTTGCATCATAAAAACCTTCTTGCCATAGTTGTAaatctttgtaaaataattgttgGTGTATTTAGATAATGCAGAATGCTTCATGTCACGTAAATAGTTTTGGCTGGTGTAGCACCACTTTCAAGTATACAAAGTATTTACAATGTAGGGAAGTAAACATTGGTTTCTCAGCTATGAAACAATAATTTTGTCTAAATGTGAGCCTCacacttagtttttttttctttttggtgttTGTATTTAGTCCAAAACATGTCTGTATAAAAAGGTTTCCTAAAGAGTGACCACAAAAAATACACAGTGATTATTTTTACAACACATGAACTGTTGTGCTTCAGTGTAAACGTGTACAAGAACCATGCTACATAAAAACTTCCATCGAatttaaatacttattttttgaaaatacacCTCTTAGCTTCCTTCAAATGGCTGTCTGGTCATGTCATGTTTTACTCCTTGAAAGTAGGAGTAATTGATGTTCCCTTGTAGAAAATGTTCCTAGCGTTATCAGGACTGTTGGCTCTCTCTGGGATCAGGATAATATTATTGCTTTTTCTTCGCAGTGTTGACTCACGACTAGAAGCAACTGAGGGGATTTCTGAAGCAGTCTCTACACCTATGATACCACTTCCTGCTCCAAcaccacctcctccagctccagaaccagaaccacatCCATCACCTGGAGTAACCCTTATGGTGGAAAGGCTTGGAGGATGGAGCCTCTGCTCTGACTGGCCAGTGTTCTGTGTGTGAACAGTGACTACGGATGGGGTCCCAACTGTAGAGGTTGTGGTAATAATATGATTGCCATGCTTTCGATCAACTGATCCTTCACGTACTGAGTCTGAACTCTCTGAGTCGACGCTTTGATCATTGTGCTCAACAGTCTGCCTGAGACTCCCAGGACCAGACCCACTACTAACATAACCAGTACCTGCATTTCCACTAACTCCATTGCCATGATCCAGTGACCGCCACCTCCAGGATCCACTTCCATCTGTGGACGGAGCTTGAATCACTGGTCTGTTATTTTCAGGGTGAGCCTCTACTCTGACAATTGCTCCAGTGCTTCCTGAAATGCTAGCAGTTGTGCTGACCAGTGAGCTGGGCCCTGTGGTGCTGATAGGGTCTTGATTGGTGAGTGCCCTGTAACGCAAACTACCCTGGCAACTTCCATTATCATTGAAACCCATACTGCTTTCGTCTAAGCTTTTGGAATGGGTTTGAAGTAGACCCTGCTGCTTGGACATAGCAATCACTTGCATGATTCGTGGCTGGGTGTTCTGAATATTTCCAGTCTTCTCGGCTGCTCTTTGCCAGTTAGCCTGAACTGTACTGTTGATCGTTATGTCACTTCCACCTCCTTCCCCCACTGTCCTTTGGGAGGGGGTGTTGTAATTTTCATGAGCTTCCTCTGGTATGTGCACCAGCTGTGAAGACCCAGGTCTAGACTGCATTAACATTCTGGACCCTCCAGTGATTCCACTGCAATTACTGGGCAGGGTGGTACTAACACCAGTAGGCAGCTTGGACATGTATGTACTGGCATCAAGGCCCCCATTTATGCCCACAGTTGATGGTTCAGAGCTGGACCGGAGCTCGATGCTGCCATGATGTGGAAGGTGGGCGGTGTGGCCAGAGGATGAGTCtacagaggaggagaaggagtcTGGGCATATCATTGAGCATTTATGGTTGTTGTTCTTGCTTTTCCATTGAGACAAAAGCTGCTTTGAGCGACTAGAGTCCATGGACGCATGGTGGAGAGTGGCAGCATGGCGTCTGGCGGCTTCTTCATATGCTGCTATGGCCTGAGGGGTGTGAACCCGAGGGAGCGTGTGGCTAAAAGTCATTATGGCGTCTTTGTTCTGGGGACTGCAAGGTGACATCACTTCCACATTAGTATTGGAGCGCTTTAGGCTTTCTTCAGGCCTCTGCTGCTGAAGGCCTCTGTGAAGCAGGCTTTCAGAGTGGGAGGTGGGGATGCCAGCCTCACCAGCCATACTGCCTTTCATCTTTAGGTGATGGAAAACAGCCTCCTGAGTTACATGTGGCAATGAGCAAGAAGGGTGGTGCACAAGGACAAGAGGACTGCTGCTGGTCTCCTCACTTGACTGAAAATTTCCAACTGCATACACCCCCTGGAAACATATCAAACAGAAGAACTTATTTTAATTGACAatgcagacatcattgatttcTGAAATCTTTCCTATGATACCTAttactttccattttttttaattaattcttGTAGCCAAAGTATTGAATTTTCTTTAATGACTAAAATGTAAAAGACACAcagataaaaatagtttttccaTCT encodes the following:
- the LOC124857776 gene encoding phospholipid phosphatase-related protein type 4, coding for MSVREKGVLTKDSVSLLPCFYFVELPILVSSVVSLYFLEWTDVFKPVKSGYNCHDRSLSLPYIDPNHEVVPLLMLLSLAFAGPAITIMIGEAILFCCLSRMKSGGGTEANINAAGCNFNSFIRRAIRFVGVHAFGLCATALITDILQLMTGYPTPYFLTVCKPNYTTLNVGCDKNPYVIEDICSGADPAAINQGRKSFPSQHATLGSFAAVYISMYFNSTLSDSSKLLKPLLVFSFIMSAIICGLTRIIQYKNHAADVYLGFLIGGAIAVYLGVYAVGNFQSSEETSSSPLVLVHHPSCSLPHVTQEAVFHHLKMKGSMAGEAGIPTSHSESLLHRGLQQQRPEESLKRSNTNVEVMSPCSPQNKDAIMTFSHTLPRVHTPQAIAAYEEAARRHAATLHHASMDSSRSKQLLSQWKSKNNNHKCSMICPDSFSSSVDSSSGHTAHLPHHGSIELRSSSEPSTVGINGGLDASTYMSKLPTGVSTTLPSNCSGITGGSRMLMQSRPGSSQLVHIPEEAHENYNTPSQRTVGEGGGSDITINSTVQANWQRAAEKTGNIQNTQPRIMQVIAMSKQQGLLQTHSKSLDESSMGFNDNGSCQGSLRYRALTNQDPISTTGPSSLVSTTASISGSTGAIVRVEAHPENNRPVIQAPSTDGSGSWRWRSLDHGNGVSGNAGTGYVSSGSGPGSLRQTVEHNDQSVDSESSDSVREGSVDRKHGNHIITTTSTVGTPSVVTVHTQNTGQSEQRLHPPSLSTIRVTPGDGCGSGSGAGGGGVGAGSGIIGVETASEIPSVASSRESTLRRKSNNIILIPERANSPDNARNIFYKGTSITPTFKE